One Anthonomus grandis grandis chromosome 13, icAntGran1.3, whole genome shotgun sequence DNA segment encodes these proteins:
- the LOC126743579 gene encoding polycomb protein Asx isoform X3 yields MEIDVTPDENPDTNPFTLCHVEEEKNPNAIVDSVVGTSNVSNSCSLDELDPLATIGGKKTIKHALRQQARRKRKDIVEPSTSVPRIIVKPLPPETPEEATREQNLVPQVSTKTPTMKEVLASIPGFNIKPRKRSNKKLSTAAQLEQTKAGCIDLETPDSILVNTNLRLLLNKATFASLPILYQNKLAQLLPLVDRQLVNNSSDPHCIEISSGLNNEFFARACLEWQDRLAEGEFTPENQQKLKLDADKERSKLDPWKLKHFEPIWGDRSFSSEGGSCSTDSSMGSTSRPPIKTTIKLRHSTTSATTKSKAPPPPPVKRIRTVGAMTRSCTTLKEETNKPSENKSPIPDLLPIRQVKNKLDYIKVQTDDIHHKAEEIFIPEPIKEDREETKGPIPGDISTVEIHDSCIVNISDAILDTNQETIIICREESEKRPRSSSSDRYENSPKRSKSMSPLELSPEPLDNFHNSDLKDPLDLTSEVASDDEKISENTSESVDQADDLFEKNRLIDENSSSSCSMAAHNLEEISSTEAIETVDSLQLHINYTEEDIEELGHVDEASSTASTTSTNTNTDEKSEQGSEMTQEQDETMTSIPDISENIPCEPETSCSQDQETNVLFNNEENQPAFYECPKENEEPAPETGMEIVEPQEEADENHLNSKTINNVVLSHMHNNEFQAIISQSVETQSAEANIVTSEPFIIEAVRDNTNEHVLEDSLPLPYEHSHESSSESNQKIEQGIVETFQMLPNTLIIQEESSGVLDKPEEYSVDSIAAVDAEKLEASVEEADLVSFDDAKIIQDDDDGEDRFIDAENYVLESGQITVSTTDKHVDKPEHDHIQNTIQTSLFGSGVATVAEECCWGLVDSSTENLLQVSALHGIETAVSGVSGVKGDISATENVQVIPMKEELEVRLEQGSFPVHNDWPYDVKMDPERGVGVTLGQAQQNDEPSGDTKESINYQTPDYNQGGKQVKLELEVTLTPEIINSDTLITSTVTSNNDNGSPSGGGATKPVANVIPPTTIVCLPSAVNAPSMQVPTVNEAVQCGAAVVPRPGLVQSSSSLPYLALSTSQPIRAVPTHSKSKPKNNNNNIGNRSRTNNNKPPPGAVNLERSYQICQAVIQNSPNRDQLKCQLKPPPSLLAAAAVNNTKKVDNRQTQYSSVTSSRGNKTFTPPLPATGNFQPASSRFNNGMKTLGPKVRPNMPFQQRQASPPVVVRHVFTTSGQGIPVTMAVLPQGSALSPEIVEGQNSQVGTVSQYIVVQRTGMVDQHNVPRSSSAPPAQQPALGNTISTVGMSQMIPGRGRGRPASVESDHPGLHQAAQPNDFVVQCPNPGTQAVTRRPRLPPGVVYGDVSIENQINNYTIIGENVIADHPATVMQQQKHDTCACSLKAMVVCKKCGAFCHDDCIGPNKLCRTCFIR; encoded by the exons ATGGAAATAGACGTTACTCCTGATGAAAATCCCGATACAAATCCTTTTACATTATGTCATgttgaagaagaaaaaaatccaaatgctATTGTTGATTCTGTAGTTGGTACTTCAAATGTTTCCAATTCATGTTCCTTAGATGAACTAGACCCCCTTGCTACTATCGGCGGCAAGAAAACGATAAAACATGCACTACGACAACAAGCAAGGCGTAAAAGAAAAGACATAGTGGAACCATCAACTTCTGTACCAAGAATTATTGTTAAGCCCCTGCCTCCTGAAACTCCAGAGGAGGCGACTCGTGAACAGAACCTAGTGCCTCAAGTGTCAACCAAAACCCCAACAATGAAAGAAGTTTTAGCATCCATTCCTGGTTTTAACATAAAACCAAGGaaaagatcaaataaaaaattatcaacggCAGCACAGCTGGAGCAAACGAAAGCAGGTTGTATAGACTTAGAGACACCAGATTCTATTTTAGTTAATACTAATTTAAggcttttattaaataaggcTACATTTGCTTCTTTGCCAATTTTGTACCAAAATAAGTTAGCCCAGTTGTTACCTCTCGTTGACAGGCAGTTGGTAAATAATTCATCAGATCCACATTGTATAGAAATTAGTTCTggattaaataatgaattttttgcaAGGGCCTGTTTGGAGTGGCAAGATAGGTTAGCCGAAGGTGAGTTTACACCAGAAAATCAGCAAAAGCTCAAATTAGATGCTGATAAAGAAAGAAGTAAGTTGGACCCATGGAAATTAAAACATTTCGAGCCTATATGGGGCGACAGAAGCTTTTCATCTGAAGGGGGAAGTTGCAGTACTGATTCTAGTATGGGTTCGACTTCTCGACCTCCCATAAAAACTACAATAAAGTTACGCCATTCGACTACTTCAGCAACAACAAAAAGCAAAGCCCCTCCCCCACCCCCAGTGAAGAGAATACGAACTGTAGGTGCAATGACCAGGTCCTGTACAACTTTGAAGGAAGAAACAAATAAACCTAGTGAAAATAAATCCCCTATCCCAGATTTACTCCCTATTAGGcaagttaaaaataaacttgattataTTAAAGTACAAACAGATGATATTCATCATAAGGCTGAGGAGATATTTATTCCTGAACCCATAAAGGAGGATAGAGAAGAGACAAAAGGGCCAATCCCTGGTGATATTTCAACTGTAGAAATTCATGATAGTTGTATAGTTAATATAAGTGATGCAATTTTAGACACTAATCAAGAGACAATCATTATTTGTAGAGAGGAATCAGAAAAACGACCCAGATCTTCAAGTTCAGATAGATATGAAAATTCTCCTAAGAGAAGTAAATCGATGAGCCCACTGGAATTATCCCCTGAACCTTTAGACAACTTCCATAATTCCGACTTAAAAGACCCTCTGGATCTCACATCTGAGGTTGCCAGTGATGATGAGAAGATCAGTGAAAACACCTCTGAGAGTGTAGATCAAGCAGATGATTTGTTTGAAAAGAATAGACTAATTGATGAAAATAGCAGTAGTTCATGTAGTATGGCAGCTCATAATTTAGAAGAGATATCCAGTACTGAGGCTATTGAAACTGTTGATTCTTTACAGCTGCATATAAATTACACTGAAGAGGATATTGAAGAACTGGGGCATGTTGATGAGGCATCATCTACTGCATCAACAACCAGCACAAACACCAATACAGATGAAAAATCTGAACAAGGATCAGAAATGACTCAAGAACAAGATGAGACAATGACTTCAATTCCTGATATATCTGAGAATATACCTTGTGAGCCAGAAACTAGTTGTTCTCAAGATCAGGAAACCAATGTTCTATTCAATAATGAAGAAAACCAACCAGCTTTTTATGAATGTCCCAAAGAAAATGAAGAACCTGCCCCTGAGACTGGCATGGAAATTGTAGAGCCCCAAGAAGAAGCTGATGAAAATCACCTTAattctaaaacaattaataatgtTGTGTTGAGTCATATGCATAACAATGAATTTCAAGCAATTATTTCGCAGTCTGTTGAGACACAGTCAGCAGAGGCTAATATAGTTACATCAGAACCATTTATAATTGAAGCAGTGAGAGACAATACAAATGAGCATGTCTTAGAAGATTCTCTTCCCCTACCATATGAACATTCACATGAATCTTCTTCAGAATCTAATCAGAAGATTGAACAAGGAATAGTGGAGACTTTTCAGATGCTACCAAATACATTGATCATCCAGGAAGAGTCCTCAGGAGTCCTTGATAAGCCAGAGGAGTATTCAGTGGATAGTATTGCGGCAGTCGACGCTGAGAAGCTGGAAGCTAGTGTTGAAGAAGCTGATTTAGTGTCTTTTGATGATGCTAAAATTATTCAGGATGATGATGATGGGGAGGATAGATTTATTGATgcagaaaattatgttttagaaTCAGGGCAGATTACTGTATCAACAACTGACAAGCATGTAGACAAACCTGAGCATGATCATATTCAGAATACTATTCAGACCAGTTTGTTTGGAAGTGGAGTAGCAACAG TCGCCGAGGAATGCTGCTGGGGTTTAGTAGATTCCAGTACCGAAAATTTGCTGCAAGTATCCGCGTTACACGGGATTGAGACTGCGGTCAGCGGTGTTTCGGGTGTCAAGGGGGATATTAGTGCTACCGAAAATGTACAG GTTATACCGATGAAAGAAGAACTAGAAGTTAGACTAGAACAGGGCTCCTTTCCCGTTCACAACGATTGGCCTTACGATGTAAAAATGGACCCCGAAAGAGGCGTAGGCGTGACCCTCGGACAGGCACAACAGAACGACGAACCATCCGGCGATACCAAAGAATCCATCAACTACCAAACACCAGATTACAACCAAGGCGGCAAGCAAGTCAAACTCGAACTGGAAGTTACCTTAACCCCCGAAATCATTAATTCGGACACGCTGATAACCAGCACGGTAACTTCGAACAACGATAACGGATCGCCATCTGGTGGTGGCGCCACGAAACCGGTAGCCAACGTGATTCCACCTACGACGATCGTATGTTTACCGTCAGCGGTAAACGCGCCCTCCATGCAAGTACCGACGGTCAACGAAGCGGTTCAGTGTGGCGCCGCGGTCGTACCCCGACCGGGTTTGGTACAGAGCTCGAGCTCTCTGCCGTATCTCGCGCTGAGCACCAGTCAGCCGATCAGAGCAGTTCCTACACACAGCAAGAGCAAAccaaagaataataataataatatag GTAATCGCAGCAGAACGAATAACAACAAACCGCCTCCCGGTGCCGTTAATCTCGAGAGGAGCTACCAAATCTGTCAAGCTGTAATACAGAACAGTCCTAACCGAGACCAGCTGAAATGTCAACTGAAACCGCCGCCGAGTTTATTGGCGGCGGCGGCCGTCAATAACACGAAGAAAGTGGATAATAGACAGACGCAGTACAGCTCGGTGACGTCTTCAAGGGGAAATAAGACGTTTACGCCACCGTTGCCGGCTACCGGAAATTTCCAGCCAGCATCAAGTAGGT TTAACAACGGCATGAAAACCCTCGGACCAAAAGTACGACCCAACATGCCCTTCCAGCAACGTCAGGCCAGTCCCCCAGTGGTCGTTCGACACGTGTTCACCACTTCCGGTCAAGGAATCCCCGTGACGATGGCCGTTCTACCGCAAGGATCCGCCCTTAGTCCCGAA ATTGTCGAGGGACAAAACTCACAGGTTGGTACAGTAAGTCAGTACATTGTGGTCCAAAGGACGGGCATGGTGGATCAACATAACGTACCGAGATCGTCGTCGGCCCCGCCTGCGCAACAGCCCGCTTTGGGGAACACCATTAGTACCGTTGGAATGTCTCAGATGATTCCTGGAAGAG
- the LOC126743579 gene encoding polycomb protein Asx isoform X6, with protein sequence MEIDVTPDENPDTNPFTLCHVEEEKNPNAIVDSVVGTSNVSNSCSLDELDPLATIGGKKTIKHALRQQARRKRKDIVEPSTSVPRIIVKPLPPETPEEATREQNLVPQVSTKTPTMKEVLASIPGFNIKPRKRSNKKLSTAAQLEQTKAGCIDLETPDSILVNTNLRLLLNKATFASLPILYQNKLAQLLPLVDRQLVNNSSDPHCIEISSGLNNEFFARACLEWQDRLAEGEFTPENQQKLKLDADKERSKLDPWKLKHFEPIWGDRSFSSEGGSCSTDSSMGSTSRPPIKTTIKLRHSTTSATTKSKAPPPPPVKRIRTVGAMTRSCTTLKEETNKPSENKSPIPDLLPIRQVKNKLDYIKVQTDDIHHKAEEIFIPEPIKEDREETKGPIPGDISTVEIHDSCIVNISDAILDTNQETIIICREESEKRPRSSSSDRYENSPKRSKSMSPLELSPEPLDNFHNSDLKDPLDLTSEVASDDEKISENTSESVDQADDLFEKNRLIDENSSSSCSMAAHNLEEISSTEAIETVDSLQLHINYTEEDIEELGHVDEASSTASTTSTNTNTDEKSEQGSEMTQEQDETMTSIPDISENIPCEPETSCSQDQETNVLFNNEENQPAFYECPKENEEPAPETGMEIVEPQEEADENHLNSKTINNVVLSHMHNNEFQAIISQSVETQSAEANIVTSEPFIIEAVRDNTNEHVLEDSLPLPYEHSHESSSESNQKIEQGIVETFQMLPNTLIIQEESSGVLDKPEEYSVDSIAAVDAEKLEASVEEADLVSFDDAKIIQDDDDGEDRFIDAENYVLESGQITVSTTDKHVDKPEHDHIQNTIQTSLFGSGVATVAEECCWGLVDSSTENLLQVSALHGIETAVSGVSGVKGDISATENVQVIPMKEELEVRLEQGSFPVHNDWPYDVKMDPERGVGVTLGQAQQNDEPSGDTKESINYQTPDYNQGGKQVKLELEVTLTPEIINSDTLITSTVTSNNDNGSPSGGGATKPVANVIPPTTIVCLPSAVNAPSMQVPTVNEAVQCGAAVVPRPGLVQSSSSLPYLALSTSQPIRAVPTHSKSKPKNNNNNIGKGNRSRTNNNKPPPGAVNLERSYQICQAVIQNSPNRDQLKCQLKPPPSLLAAAAVNNTKKVDNRQTQYSSVTSSRGNKTFTPPLPATGNFQPASSRFNNGMKTLGPKVRPNMPFQQRQASPPVVVRHVFTTSGQGIPVTMAVLPQGSALSPEVSE encoded by the exons ATGGAAATAGACGTTACTCCTGATGAAAATCCCGATACAAATCCTTTTACATTATGTCATgttgaagaagaaaaaaatccaaatgctATTGTTGATTCTGTAGTTGGTACTTCAAATGTTTCCAATTCATGTTCCTTAGATGAACTAGACCCCCTTGCTACTATCGGCGGCAAGAAAACGATAAAACATGCACTACGACAACAAGCAAGGCGTAAAAGAAAAGACATAGTGGAACCATCAACTTCTGTACCAAGAATTATTGTTAAGCCCCTGCCTCCTGAAACTCCAGAGGAGGCGACTCGTGAACAGAACCTAGTGCCTCAAGTGTCAACCAAAACCCCAACAATGAAAGAAGTTTTAGCATCCATTCCTGGTTTTAACATAAAACCAAGGaaaagatcaaataaaaaattatcaacggCAGCACAGCTGGAGCAAACGAAAGCAGGTTGTATAGACTTAGAGACACCAGATTCTATTTTAGTTAATACTAATTTAAggcttttattaaataaggcTACATTTGCTTCTTTGCCAATTTTGTACCAAAATAAGTTAGCCCAGTTGTTACCTCTCGTTGACAGGCAGTTGGTAAATAATTCATCAGATCCACATTGTATAGAAATTAGTTCTggattaaataatgaattttttgcaAGGGCCTGTTTGGAGTGGCAAGATAGGTTAGCCGAAGGTGAGTTTACACCAGAAAATCAGCAAAAGCTCAAATTAGATGCTGATAAAGAAAGAAGTAAGTTGGACCCATGGAAATTAAAACATTTCGAGCCTATATGGGGCGACAGAAGCTTTTCATCTGAAGGGGGAAGTTGCAGTACTGATTCTAGTATGGGTTCGACTTCTCGACCTCCCATAAAAACTACAATAAAGTTACGCCATTCGACTACTTCAGCAACAACAAAAAGCAAAGCCCCTCCCCCACCCCCAGTGAAGAGAATACGAACTGTAGGTGCAATGACCAGGTCCTGTACAACTTTGAAGGAAGAAACAAATAAACCTAGTGAAAATAAATCCCCTATCCCAGATTTACTCCCTATTAGGcaagttaaaaataaacttgattataTTAAAGTACAAACAGATGATATTCATCATAAGGCTGAGGAGATATTTATTCCTGAACCCATAAAGGAGGATAGAGAAGAGACAAAAGGGCCAATCCCTGGTGATATTTCAACTGTAGAAATTCATGATAGTTGTATAGTTAATATAAGTGATGCAATTTTAGACACTAATCAAGAGACAATCATTATTTGTAGAGAGGAATCAGAAAAACGACCCAGATCTTCAAGTTCAGATAGATATGAAAATTCTCCTAAGAGAAGTAAATCGATGAGCCCACTGGAATTATCCCCTGAACCTTTAGACAACTTCCATAATTCCGACTTAAAAGACCCTCTGGATCTCACATCTGAGGTTGCCAGTGATGATGAGAAGATCAGTGAAAACACCTCTGAGAGTGTAGATCAAGCAGATGATTTGTTTGAAAAGAATAGACTAATTGATGAAAATAGCAGTAGTTCATGTAGTATGGCAGCTCATAATTTAGAAGAGATATCCAGTACTGAGGCTATTGAAACTGTTGATTCTTTACAGCTGCATATAAATTACACTGAAGAGGATATTGAAGAACTGGGGCATGTTGATGAGGCATCATCTACTGCATCAACAACCAGCACAAACACCAATACAGATGAAAAATCTGAACAAGGATCAGAAATGACTCAAGAACAAGATGAGACAATGACTTCAATTCCTGATATATCTGAGAATATACCTTGTGAGCCAGAAACTAGTTGTTCTCAAGATCAGGAAACCAATGTTCTATTCAATAATGAAGAAAACCAACCAGCTTTTTATGAATGTCCCAAAGAAAATGAAGAACCTGCCCCTGAGACTGGCATGGAAATTGTAGAGCCCCAAGAAGAAGCTGATGAAAATCACCTTAattctaaaacaattaataatgtTGTGTTGAGTCATATGCATAACAATGAATTTCAAGCAATTATTTCGCAGTCTGTTGAGACACAGTCAGCAGAGGCTAATATAGTTACATCAGAACCATTTATAATTGAAGCAGTGAGAGACAATACAAATGAGCATGTCTTAGAAGATTCTCTTCCCCTACCATATGAACATTCACATGAATCTTCTTCAGAATCTAATCAGAAGATTGAACAAGGAATAGTGGAGACTTTTCAGATGCTACCAAATACATTGATCATCCAGGAAGAGTCCTCAGGAGTCCTTGATAAGCCAGAGGAGTATTCAGTGGATAGTATTGCGGCAGTCGACGCTGAGAAGCTGGAAGCTAGTGTTGAAGAAGCTGATTTAGTGTCTTTTGATGATGCTAAAATTATTCAGGATGATGATGATGGGGAGGATAGATTTATTGATgcagaaaattatgttttagaaTCAGGGCAGATTACTGTATCAACAACTGACAAGCATGTAGACAAACCTGAGCATGATCATATTCAGAATACTATTCAGACCAGTTTGTTTGGAAGTGGAGTAGCAACAG TCGCCGAGGAATGCTGCTGGGGTTTAGTAGATTCCAGTACCGAAAATTTGCTGCAAGTATCCGCGTTACACGGGATTGAGACTGCGGTCAGCGGTGTTTCGGGTGTCAAGGGGGATATTAGTGCTACCGAAAATGTACAG GTTATACCGATGAAAGAAGAACTAGAAGTTAGACTAGAACAGGGCTCCTTTCCCGTTCACAACGATTGGCCTTACGATGTAAAAATGGACCCCGAAAGAGGCGTAGGCGTGACCCTCGGACAGGCACAACAGAACGACGAACCATCCGGCGATACCAAAGAATCCATCAACTACCAAACACCAGATTACAACCAAGGCGGCAAGCAAGTCAAACTCGAACTGGAAGTTACCTTAACCCCCGAAATCATTAATTCGGACACGCTGATAACCAGCACGGTAACTTCGAACAACGATAACGGATCGCCATCTGGTGGTGGCGCCACGAAACCGGTAGCCAACGTGATTCCACCTACGACGATCGTATGTTTACCGTCAGCGGTAAACGCGCCCTCCATGCAAGTACCGACGGTCAACGAAGCGGTTCAGTGTGGCGCCGCGGTCGTACCCCGACCGGGTTTGGTACAGAGCTCGAGCTCTCTGCCGTATCTCGCGCTGAGCACCAGTCAGCCGATCAGAGCAGTTCCTACACACAGCAAGAGCAAAccaaagaataataataataatataggtaAAG GTAATCGCAGCAGAACGAATAACAACAAACCGCCTCCCGGTGCCGTTAATCTCGAGAGGAGCTACCAAATCTGTCAAGCTGTAATACAGAACAGTCCTAACCGAGACCAGCTGAAATGTCAACTGAAACCGCCGCCGAGTTTATTGGCGGCGGCGGCCGTCAATAACACGAAGAAAGTGGATAATAGACAGACGCAGTACAGCTCGGTGACGTCTTCAAGGGGAAATAAGACGTTTACGCCACCGTTGCCGGCTACCGGAAATTTCCAGCCAGCATCAAGTAGGT TTAACAACGGCATGAAAACCCTCGGACCAAAAGTACGACCCAACATGCCCTTCCAGCAACGTCAGGCCAGTCCCCCAGTGGTCGTTCGACACGTGTTCACCACTTCCGGTCAAGGAATCCCCGTGACGATGGCCGTTCTACCGCAAGGATCCGCCCTTAGTCCCGAAGTGAGTGAGTAG